The DNA window TGCGCGGCTACACCGTCTATGGCGGAAAGATCGACGCGCCGACCGACGACTGGTTCAGGAAGGACCCGCAGCGTCTGATCGAGATTTTCCAGCTGGCGATCGACAATGGGCTCGAAGTCCATCCCGCCGCGATGCGCCGTGCTGCGCGCGACGCGGGACTGGTGCGCGAGCTGCGCGACGATCCGCGGGCCAATGCGATGTTCCTCGACATCCTCACGCACCGCGACCGGCCCGACATCGTGCTGCGGTGGATGAACGACACCGGGGTGTTCGGCCGTTTCGTGCCCGATTTCGGCCGCGTCAACGCGCAGATGCAGTTCGACATGTATCACCACTACACCGTCGACGAGCACACCATCCGGGCGATCGGCCTGCTGGCCCGGATCGAGGCCGGCGAGCTGCAGCGCGACCATCCGCGCGCGCGCGAACTGATCGAACAGCTTGCCAATCGCCGCGTGCTCTATGTCGCAGTGTTGCTGCACGATATCGCCAAGGGCCGTGGCGGCGACCATTCCCAGCTCGGAGCGGAGATCGCCGAAGAATTGTGTCCGCGTTTCGGAATGGACGAGGAAGAAGCCGAACTCGTCGCATGGCTGGTGCGCGAACACCTGCTGATGAGCCGCACGGCGTTCAAGCGCGACCTCGCCGACCCCCGCACGATCGAGGATTTCGCCGGCGACGTTCTGACGCTCGAGCGCTTGCGATTGCTCACCGTGCTGACCGTGGTCGATATCCGCGCGGTCGGCCCGGGGACATGGAACGACTGGAAACGCCAGCTGATCGGCTCGCTTTACGAACTGACCGAACAGCGGTTGCGGCTCGGCCACCAGAAACACGGGCGGCGCAGCTCGGTCTCGCGTCGGAAAAGCGCGGTGGGCGAATTGCTCGGCGCCAGGCACCCGCTGGTCGAGTATCCCGGCGAGACCCTGCCCGACAGTTACTGGATCGCCGAACCCGCCGATGTGATCGCGGAGAACCTCGCTTCGCTGGCCGCGTCCGAGCTTGGCGACATTGCGATCTCATGCCGTCCCGATCCCGAGCGCGGGGCGACTCTGGCAACTGTGATTGCGCCCGACCATCCGGGCCTGTTCTATCGCATCGCAGGCGGGATCAACGCGGCCGGCGGCAACATCATCGACGCGCGCATTCACACCACCGACAAGGGGGTGGCACTGGATAATTTCCTGCTTCAGGATCCCAACGGTCAGCCGATGGGCGAGCGCGACCAGCTCGAACGGCTGCGCGAGAATATCGAAGACGCGCTCTCGCCCGAAGGCGATCCGCTCGAGCCGCAATTGGCTCGCAAGCCGCAGACGCAGTGGCGCGCCGAAGCGTTCGATGTGCGCCCACGTGTGCTGTTCGACAACAAGGCCTCGAAACGGCTGACGGTGATCGAGGTCGTCGCGCAGGATCGGCCCGCACTGCTCTATCGTTTGGGCCGCGCGCTTTTCCGCGCCGGGTTGGTGGTCCATTCCGCTCACGTCGCGACCTATGGCGAGCGTGCGGCGGACGTGTTCTACGTCACCGACGAGGATGGCGCGAAGGTGAAAGACAAGGATCGCCTGCGCGCGATTGAACAGGCGCTGCTCGAAGCAAGCCGCCCAAAGGAACTCGAAGCGGCCTGAAGCCGGTGGGCGTTATGCCGCCGCCGCCTCGAGCCTCTCCAACGCGGTCTCGCGGCCAATCAGCGGCAGCAGCGCGCCCATATCCGGCCCGTGCTCGCGACCGGTCAGTGCCTGGCGCAACGGTAGAAAGAGCTCCTTGCCCTTACGCCCGGTGGTTTCCTTCAGCGTGCTGGTGAGCACGTGCCACGGGTTCTCGTCCCACTCGATCGCCTTGAGCGCGTTGGCCGCCTGCGACATGTAGAAGCGCGTCTGTTCGTTGAACGCGGGCGGCACGACCGTACCGGTCACCACGGCCCACCATTCACCTGCTTCGTCCACGCGCGTCAGGTTCGGGCGGATCGCTTCCCATCCGGCTTCATCCATCCCGTCCGGTACGCGACCAGCGACCTGGGCGAAGGGCAGGCGGTGGACGATCTGCGCATTGAGGCGGTCCAGCTCGGCTTCGTCGAACTTCGCCGGGGCGCGTCCGAAAGTGGAGAGGTCGAAACCCTCGATCAGCACTTCGCGCTCGACGATCGCCTCGACCGGCAGCGAGGTGCCGAGCCGGGCCAGCAGCGAGAGCAGCGCCTCGGGTTCGAGGCCTTGTTCGCGCAGCGCTCTGGCCGACAGCGAGCCGAGCCGTTTCGACAGTTTGCCTTCCTTGCCCACCAGCAGCGCCTCATGCGCGAAGCGCGGCGGTTCGGCGCCGAGCGCCTCGAACATCTGAACCTGCGCGGCCGTGTTGGAGACGTGGTCTTCCCCGCGCAGCACGTCGGTGATGCCCATCTCGATATCGTCGACCGCGCTCGGCAGCATGTAGAGCCATGAACCGTCGCCACGGCGGATGACCGGGTCGGAGAGTTGAGCCGGATCGAATTTGACCGGTCCGCGGATACCGTCATCCCACGCGATCGGAGCATCGTGATCGAGCTTGAATCGCCAGTGCGGCTCTTCTCCGACCGCTGCCTTGGAGGCGCGATCCTCGTCTGTCAGCTCGAGCGCTGCGCGATCGTAGATCGGCGGCAGACCGCGCCCCAGCTGGATCTTGCGCTTGAGCTCCAACTCCTGCGCGGTTTCGTAGCAGGGATAGACCCGGCCCGCTTCGTGCAGCTTGTCGAATGCCTGGTCATATAGCTTGAAACGGTCCGATTGCCGCTCCTCGCCATCGGGTTCGATTCCCAGCCAGGCGAGATCCTCGCGGATCGCTTCGACGAACGTTTCTTCGGAGCGCTCGCTGTCCGTATCGTCGATCCTCAGCAGGAACCGCCCGCCATGCTTCTTGGCAAGGAGCCAATTGTGCAGGGCGGTGCGCAGATTGCCGACATGCAGCAGACCAGTGGGCGAGGGGGCGAAACGCGTGACGATGGTCATGGGTGCGCTTTAGCGGTGCACGGCACTTATTGCGAGAACAGGGTGACGCTGCGTCCGTTTCCGCTCAGTTCGATGCCGTTGGCCCGCGTGCGCTCTGCGCCGGTGGCAGCATCGATGGCTTCACCCAGCGCGATCCATTCCCGGGTTCGGCGAAAGATTGGGCAATTCGCCGCATTGTCTTCATGCATCAAGAAACGTTTGGTTTCGAGTACGCCCTTTTCATAGGCATAGCGCCAATGACGTGCGCCACAGCCTTGCCCGTCATGGATCTCGGTGTCCGTGATTGACAGCGCGAAGCCGACCGGAATGTCGAGTTCCTTTCCGTCAATGCCAGCCACGCGATATTCGCCCACCAGCGATTGCGGCACATCGATCTTGTCGGCCGCAGCAGCATTGTCGGGCGCGCTCGCAGTGCTGTCGATGGCGGGCGTGGCATCCCCCTCTTCGGGATTGTCCTGCACCGGCTGGCATGCGGCCAGCGCGAATGCCGGGGCGAGGATCGTGGCGAGAATCTTCATTGCGCGGTCCTGAAGCCGTGGGTGATCGGATAGCGGCGGTCGCGGCCGAAATTCTTGGTGCCGAGCTTGACGCCCGGCGCGCTCTGGCGGCGCTTGTATTCGGCGCGGTGGAGCAGGTTCTCGACATGGATCACGGTTGCGCGGTCGAAGCCCTTCGACACCAGCTCGTCGACCCCCTGTTCGTGTTCGACGAGGCCGAGCAGGATCGCATCGAGCACGTCGTAAGGCGGGAGCGAATCCTCGTCCTTCTGATCGGGGCGAAGCTCGGCGCTCGGCGGGCGGTCGATGATACCTTGCGGGATCACCTCGCCGCCCGGTCCCCTGGCGAGCCGCGGTACCGCTGTGTTGCGCCAGCGTGCCATGCGAAACACCGTGGTCTTGTAGGCGTCCTTCAGCGGGTTGTAGCCGCCCGCCATGTCGCCATAGATCGTGGCGTAGCCGACGCTCATTTCGCTCTTGTTGCCGGTGGTCAGCACCATCGGCCCGAACTTGTTCGAGAGGGCCATCAGCGTGACGCCGCGAATGCGCGACTGGATGTTCTCTTCGGTCAGGTCGACTTCGGTGTCGGCGAAATCGCTTTCGAGCATTTCGTCGAAGCCCTTCACCGCGGGTGCGATCGGGATTACCGAATGCCGCACGCCCAGCGCCGAGGCGCATTCTTCGGCCAGACCGAGGCTGAGCGAAACCGTGTAGCGCGAGGGCATCATCACGCACCACACCCGCTCAGGGCCCAATGCATCGACCGCGAGCGCGGCGACCACGGCGCTGTCGATCCCGCCCGACAAGCCGATCACGACGCCGGGCATGTGGTTGCGGTTCACGTAGTCGCGGGTGGCAACCATCATCGCGCACCAGGCATCCTCGGGATGTTCGGCGAGATCCTCCTCGACGCCTTCCTCGCAAAACCAACCGCTTTCGCCCCGCTTCCAGACCGACGTGACTTCCTGTTCGCCCCAGTCGATCATCTGGATCGCCAGGCTCCCGTCGCCGTTCACGACG is part of the Alteriqipengyuania halimionae genome and encodes:
- a CDS encoding [protein-PII] uridylyltransferase, translated to MSDPRPDSPRAIVDRRALATRIADLVAEKGASKARPEVVVLLKQALEDGRSELADRLLAAPGAGHDIASDNAYLIDQLLRVVHDHVVHDVLPQDEEIRDAVDSEERFAIMAVGGYGRAEMAPHSDVDIAFIAPRADAPWCAKAIEAILYFLWDLGLTVGQSIRTPKETVQLAKDDLTIRTALLEARFVWGDRAIYEDVRRRFWAEVVHGSEKTYVAEKLAERSARHERMGDSRYVVEPNVKEGKGGLRDLQTLYWIGKYIHRVRHGVDLIEAGLFRPSEYRQFRRAENFFWAVRCHLHTITDRNEDRLTFDVQREVAARMNFADRPGKSAVERFMQYYFMQAKRVGALTGVFLAQLDEQFRGAPRRGLLATFRQRKRELRGYTVYGGKIDAPTDDWFRKDPQRLIEIFQLAIDNGLEVHPAAMRRAARDAGLVRELRDDPRANAMFLDILTHRDRPDIVLRWMNDTGVFGRFVPDFGRVNAQMQFDMYHHYTVDEHTIRAIGLLARIEAGELQRDHPRARELIEQLANRRVLYVAVLLHDIAKGRGGDHSQLGAEIAEELCPRFGMDEEEAELVAWLVREHLLMSRTAFKRDLADPRTIEDFAGDVLTLERLRLLTVLTVVDIRAVGPGTWNDWKRQLIGSLYELTEQRLRLGHQKHGRRSSVSRRKSAVGELLGARHPLVEYPGETLPDSYWIAEPADVIAENLASLAASELGDIAISCRPDPERGATLATVIAPDHPGLFYRIAGGINAAGGNIIDARIHTTDKGVALDNFLLQDPNGQPMGERDQLERLRENIEDALSPEGDPLEPQLARKPQTQWRAEAFDVRPRVLFDNKASKRLTVIEVVAQDRPALLYRLGRALFRAGLVVHSAHVATYGERAADVFYVTDEDGAKVKDKDRLRAIEQALLEASRPKELEAA
- the gltX gene encoding glutamate--tRNA ligase is translated as MTIVTRFAPSPTGLLHVGNLRTALHNWLLAKKHGGRFLLRIDDTDSERSEETFVEAIREDLAWLGIEPDGEERQSDRFKLYDQAFDKLHEAGRVYPCYETAQELELKRKIQLGRGLPPIYDRAALELTDEDRASKAAVGEEPHWRFKLDHDAPIAWDDGIRGPVKFDPAQLSDPVIRRGDGSWLYMLPSAVDDIEMGITDVLRGEDHVSNTAAQVQMFEALGAEPPRFAHEALLVGKEGKLSKRLGSLSARALREQGLEPEALLSLLARLGTSLPVEAIVEREVLIEGFDLSTFGRAPAKFDEAELDRLNAQIVHRLPFAQVAGRVPDGMDEAGWEAIRPNLTRVDEAGEWWAVVTGTVVPPAFNEQTRFYMSQAANALKAIEWDENPWHVLTSTLKETTGRKGKELFLPLRQALTGREHGPDMGALLPLIGRETALERLEAAAA
- a CDS encoding NAD+ synthase, producing the protein MVDTLTIRLVQMTQWVGDIAKNVELMREARARADGCDLVLYPEMQLIGYPPEDLILKPALIERAAHALEDLARDTADGGPAMLVGSVFRDDGLLYNGTALLCDGRIAAIRYKHELPNYGTFDERRHFTPGPLPEPVEFKGVKIGLPICEDIWHPKVCAYLKTQGAEMLLSPNGSPYEIEKDQLRLENVCVRRAEETGLPLAYVNRVGGQDELVFDGASFVVNGDGSLAIQMIDWGEQEVTSVWKRGESGWFCEEGVEEDLAEHPEDAWCAMMVATRDYVNRNHMPGVVIGLSGGIDSAVVAALAVDALGPERVWCVMMPSRYTVSLSLGLAEECASALGVRHSVIPIAPAVKGFDEMLESDFADTEVDLTEENIQSRIRGVTLMALSNKFGPMVLTTGNKSEMSVGYATIYGDMAGGYNPLKDAYKTTVFRMARWRNTAVPRLARGPGGEVIPQGIIDRPPSAELRPDQKDEDSLPPYDVLDAILLGLVEHEQGVDELVSKGFDRATVIHVENLLHRAEYKRRQSAPGVKLGTKNFGRDRRYPITHGFRTAQ